The proteins below are encoded in one region of Thermococcus peptonophilus:
- a CDS encoding TAXI family TRAP transporter solute-binding subunit — MKMKALGLVALLVFALVASGCIGGGGETASSETKATYSGTITIYTGGTSGVYFPLGSKYAEILNKNGIKAKAVTSGASVTNAKAIGEGKAQAAILQNDIAYYAYNGLYMFQGQAVKNIRGVAALYPETIQFVVRADSDIKSLQDLAGKKVAIGAAGSGTAVAAEQILKAAGVWDSIQKVNQKFSEAAQSLKVGQIDAAVIVSGAPTPAVNQIAVQTPVRVLPIPDDILNKLHDQGYIFYVRQVLPKDTYNGMTEDTPTVAVKAILAVSADLPDDVVYQMTKILFDPNNLAELHKVHAKTKYISLDTALDGMSIPLHPGAIKFYEEKGIKVPDKLKP; from the coding sequence ATGAAGATGAAAGCTCTAGGCCTCGTGGCCCTTTTGGTCTTTGCTCTTGTGGCCAGCGGTTGCATTGGTGGAGGGGGTGAAACAGCCTCCTCCGAAACTAAGGCAACGTACAGCGGAACCATTACAATCTACACCGGTGGAACCAGCGGTGTCTACTTCCCGCTTGGCTCTAAGTATGCCGAGATACTCAATAAGAACGGTATAAAGGCCAAGGCAGTTACGAGCGGTGCCAGCGTTACCAACGCCAAGGCCATCGGCGAAGGAAAGGCTCAGGCAGCTATTCTCCAGAACGATATAGCCTACTACGCCTACAACGGCCTCTACATGTTCCAAGGACAGGCCGTTAAGAACATACGCGGTGTCGCGGCGCTTTACCCTGAGACCATCCAGTTCGTCGTAAGGGCGGACAGCGACATTAAGTCTCTCCAGGATCTCGCCGGTAAGAAGGTTGCCATAGGTGCCGCAGGAAGCGGTACTGCAGTTGCCGCCGAGCAGATACTCAAGGCAGCTGGCGTCTGGGACAGCATTCAGAAGGTCAACCAGAAGTTCAGCGAGGCCGCTCAGAGCCTTAAGGTCGGCCAGATAGATGCCGCTGTTATCGTCTCCGGTGCCCCAACCCCGGCCGTTAACCAGATAGCCGTCCAGACCCCGGTCAGGGTTCTCCCGATTCCGGACGACATCCTCAACAAGCTCCATGACCAGGGATACATATTCTACGTCAGGCAGGTTCTTCCGAAGGACACCTACAACGGCATGACTGAGGACACCCCGACCGTTGCCGTTAAGGCAATCCTCGCCGTCAGCGCCGACCTTCCAGATGACGTCGTCTACCAGATGACCAAGATACTCTTCGACCCGAACAACCTCGCCGAGCTTCACAAGGTACACGCCAAGACCAAGTACATAAGCCTCGACACGGCCCTCGATGGTATGAGCATCCCGCTCCACCCAGGAGCGATTAAGTTCTACGAGGAGAAGGGCATAAAGGTCCCGGACAAGCTTAAACCGTGA
- the mobB gene encoding molybdopterin-guanine dinucleotide biosynthesis protein B, translated as MRAVAFVGYKKSGKTTTVEAVARVLKERGYRVAIAKSMHAEFDRKGTDTWRFSRVADAVLVRAEDTDAILFKAKDINALFSMVSADFLLLEGFKSVEHVPRVVCARAPEEVEELDKGLAIAVSGVVASREITKIKGLPVIDATREPEKLADLVEEKAFMLPNIDCGLCGFRCAEMARMIVRGEKTTQDCVVLSQKPKVIVKIDGQVLPMKDWVQELVEKTIKGMLSAMKGYREGKKIEIIVRSD; from the coding sequence ATGAGAGCGGTAGCGTTTGTGGGCTACAAGAAGAGCGGGAAGACGACCACAGTAGAGGCCGTCGCCAGAGTTCTCAAGGAGAGGGGTTACAGGGTGGCAATAGCGAAGAGCATGCACGCGGAGTTCGACAGGAAAGGCACTGACACTTGGCGGTTTTCCCGAGTGGCCGACGCCGTTCTGGTTAGGGCAGAGGATACTGATGCCATTCTCTTCAAAGCCAAGGACATAAACGCGCTCTTCTCAATGGTCAGCGCTGATTTTCTGCTCCTTGAGGGATTCAAGTCTGTGGAGCACGTTCCGAGGGTAGTTTGTGCTAGAGCGCCAGAAGAAGTCGAAGAACTTGACAAAGGACTTGCCATAGCGGTTAGCGGAGTTGTTGCATCGAGGGAGATAACCAAAATCAAAGGCCTCCCAGTTATCGATGCCACCAGAGAGCCAGAAAAACTCGCAGACCTAGTGGAAGAGAAGGCCTTCATGCTCCCTAACATTGATTGCGGCCTCTGCGGCTTCCGCTGTGCTGAGATGGCGAGGATGATAGTGAGAGGCGAAAAGACCACCCAGGACTGCGTTGTCCTTAGCCAGAAGCCGAAAGTCATTGTCAAGATAGACGGACAGGTTCTTCCCATGAAGGACTGGGTTCAGGAGCTCGTAGAGAAGACAATAAAGGGCATGCTGTCAGCGATGAAGGGCTACCGTGAAGGCAAGAAAATTGAGATAATAGTGAGGAGTGATTGA
- a CDS encoding DUF1850 domain-containing protein, giving the protein MITDGKAEKVYPLGEHEITIEYIHSVERSEVIETLVVNRSGIYATGMKWKDFGAGLPEDFQDWNGSWYEKRINIYLGKSLDYWFIPVNQANITVDGSLAFAPRSDTLIKFQIKSCPILLTAIGRC; this is encoded by the coding sequence GTGATAACGGATGGGAAGGCCGAGAAGGTGTATCCCCTGGGTGAGCACGAGATAACGATAGAGTACATCCACAGCGTGGAGCGGAGTGAGGTGATAGAGACGCTGGTGGTAAACCGGAGTGGCATCTACGCAACTGGCATGAAGTGGAAGGACTTCGGTGCTGGCCTTCCAGAGGACTTCCAGGACTGGAACGGGAGCTGGTACGAGAAGAGGATCAACATCTATCTCGGAAAGAGCCTTGACTACTGGTTCATCCCGGTAAACCAAGCTAACATAACGGTTGACGGTTCCCTTGCCTTTGCTCCTCGCTCCGATACATTGATTAAGTTTCAGATCAAATCATGTCCTATACTGCTGACTGCGATTGGGAGGTGCTGA
- a CDS encoding beta-ribofuranosylaminobenzene 5'-phosphate synthase family protein, translating into MIVRTPRRLHLGLIDPTGSLGRRFGSLGVALEGGYEVRVLSSEKLEIRAHGEDIKTIERTIEKMNAAFGTGVNYLVEVRRGIPRHVGLGSTTQLSLAVGTAVARLNGIQVSIGELARVLGRGKNSGAGIYTFAYGGFVLDGGVKNSIPPLVLREDFPEEWAFLLVIPKLKRGPDEEEEKPAMESSFGNVEAAREISHRVLLGLLPALKERNIKAFGEHLSIIQKLVGRHFAGFQGGEFREDISLIVEFLNEKTYGAGQSSWGPTVYGLILKSEFQRLSSGVFDYLKDHGIKARIELGVPRNSGAEVVEENAFLSRIIKSVAGGQ; encoded by the coding sequence GTGATAGTGCGCACACCGAGGAGACTCCACCTCGGCCTCATCGACCCCACTGGCAGCCTCGGCAGAAGGTTTGGGAGTTTGGGGGTTGCGCTCGAAGGTGGCTACGAGGTAAGGGTTCTTTCCTCAGAAAAGCTGGAGATCAGAGCTCACGGAGAAGATATCAAGACAATCGAAAGAACCATAGAGAAAATGAACGCTGCATTTGGGACGGGAGTAAACTACCTCGTTGAAGTCAGACGTGGAATTCCGAGGCACGTTGGCCTTGGCTCCACTACCCAGCTCAGCCTGGCCGTTGGAACTGCAGTGGCAAGGCTCAACGGGATTCAGGTCTCGATCGGGGAACTTGCTAGAGTCCTTGGAAGGGGTAAGAACAGCGGCGCTGGAATATACACCTTCGCCTACGGCGGCTTTGTGCTGGATGGCGGTGTCAAGAACTCCATCCCGCCGTTAGTACTCCGCGAGGACTTTCCAGAGGAGTGGGCTTTCCTCTTAGTAATCCCGAAGCTTAAGCGCGGCCCAGATGAGGAGGAGGAAAAGCCCGCGATGGAGTCCAGCTTTGGCAACGTTGAAGCGGCCAGAGAGATAAGCCACAGGGTTCTGCTCGGCCTTTTGCCAGCCCTCAAGGAGCGCAACATAAAGGCCTTTGGAGAACACCTGAGCATTATACAGAAGCTCGTGGGCAGACACTTTGCTGGATTCCAGGGCGGGGAGTTCAGGGAGGACATATCTCTGATAGTGGAGTTCCTCAATGAAAAGACGTATGGAGCAGGTCAGAGCAGCTGGGGACCGACGGTCTACGGCCTGATCCTTAAGTCCGAGTTCCAGAGACTCAGCAGTGGGGTTTTCGACTACCTAAAGGATCACGGGATAAAGGCCAGGATTGAACTGGGAGTTCCAAGGAACAGTGGGGCAGAGGTCGTGGAGGAGAACGCCTTCCTGAGCAGGATTATAAAAAGCGTTGCCGGTGGTCAGTGA
- a CDS encoding LSm family protein — protein MSEKQYLLDKTLERWKGQRVAVGIGSEISFSGILEDFDEEVILLKNVTDYAGNKARELIVKIDDMNWITLL, from the coding sequence ATGAGTGAGAAACAGTACCTGCTTGATAAAACACTCGAGCGCTGGAAGGGACAGAGGGTTGCTGTAGGGATTGGAAGCGAGATCAGTTTTTCGGGAATTCTTGAGGACTTCGACGAAGAAGTGATACTGCTCAAGAACGTCACTGACTACGCAGGCAATAAGGCGAGGGAGCTTATCGTGAAGATAGACGATATGAACTGGATAACGCTCCTGTGA
- a CDS encoding N-glycosylase/DNA lyase, with protein MSLERFVKIKYRTNEEKAGKLIEGLKELGIECARTIEERVDLQFDALNHLHENLNDDETFIKLVIANSIVSYQLSGKGEDWWWEFSNYFSQNPPGESIVGAYSKFLPSSRTNRRLVAGKIKRLEKLEPFLNSLTLQELRRYYFEDMVGLRNDIAEVLGSPKTAKTVVFAVKMFGYAGRIAFGDFVPYPMEIDIPEDVRIKAYTERITNEPPVSFWRKVAEETGIPPLHIDSILWPVLGGKREVMERLKKVCEKWGQVLELGNL; from the coding sequence ATGAGCCTGGAGCGTTTTGTGAAAATAAAGTACAGGACGAACGAGGAAAAAGCCGGCAAACTTATAGAAGGTCTTAAAGAGCTGGGTATCGAGTGCGCGAGGACTATCGAGGAGAGGGTAGACCTTCAGTTCGACGCCCTCAACCACCTCCACGAAAACCTGAACGACGATGAGACTTTCATCAAGCTGGTAATAGCCAACTCCATAGTCAGCTACCAGCTAAGCGGTAAGGGAGAGGACTGGTGGTGGGAATTCTCGAATTATTTCTCCCAAAACCCTCCAGGAGAGAGCATAGTTGGGGCATATTCCAAGTTTTTACCCTCATCGAGGACCAACCGCCGTCTCGTTGCCGGAAAGATCAAGAGGTTGGAAAAGCTCGAGCCGTTTCTAAACTCGCTGACGCTCCAGGAACTTAGGAGATACTACTTCGAGGATATGGTGGGACTGCGGAACGACATTGCAGAGGTCTTGGGCTCTCCAAAAACTGCAAAGACCGTGGTTTTCGCCGTCAAGATGTTTGGCTACGCGGGAAGAATAGCTTTTGGGGACTTCGTCCCGTACCCAATGGAGATAGACATTCCCGAGGACGTCAGAATAAAAGCTTACACAGAAAGGATAACTAATGAGCCGCCGGTGAGCTTCTGGAGAAAAGTCGCCGAAGAAACGGGAATTCCACCGCTCCATATAGACTCAATCCTGTGGCCAGTGCTTGGGGGGAAGCG